From Paenibacillus graminis, a single genomic window includes:
- a CDS encoding ABC transporter substrate-binding protein: MKPEKNRLIVSSILALTLASTLAGCSGNNGPAAGKGNNAGDSSSGTELKPVTLTYFSEDSSTNWNNMKDEVGKIITEKTGVTLDAEFAVGDPVQKISLIAATGNYPDLIAAKADVGKLVDAGAVIDLTELIDKHAPNIKKMLGDKLVRTKYSLEDQSIYSIPTWSAVDEKKFKADGGFELQHRVVKEAGYPEIKTVKDFEKVIQDYITKHPTDENGNKNVGLSLNGDDWHMYQVTNAGFQTTGGPDDGEYYIDQETHQATYHFRRPEEKEYFRWLNHMNNIGLLDPESFVQKTDQFKAKVASGRVLGLADPEWDYGDAQNALKAAGKVDQTYGHYPVTLSKEYKDTSFWPAGFDGGYGISISSKCKDPVRAIQFLDFLASEEGQILNNWGIEGKHYTVEGGKRVVIPAVQERMDNDNAAFQKEAGVGLYWNMMVHYGDGIKDSTGNYFTRSYPEQLTASYSEPEKETLKAYGAEHWKDLFPAEEEFEPRAYGAAYTMSLASDDPAVILGAKMKDITWKRIPEAVMSKPEEFDTIWDAYMADLDKAGVKEMEEAYTEHIQNRIELWSTK; encoded by the coding sequence ATGAAGCCAGAAAAAAACCGGTTGATTGTTTCTTCCATATTGGCACTGACTTTAGCGTCGACACTCGCGGGGTGCAGCGGAAATAACGGCCCTGCTGCCGGCAAGGGAAACAATGCGGGAGATTCTTCATCCGGGACAGAGTTAAAACCGGTCACGCTTACTTATTTTTCGGAAGATTCCAGCACAAACTGGAATAACATGAAGGATGAAGTCGGAAAGATTATTACGGAAAAAACCGGAGTGACCCTGGATGCTGAGTTTGCCGTCGGTGATCCGGTGCAAAAAATCTCCTTGATTGCCGCGACAGGCAACTATCCGGATCTGATCGCCGCTAAGGCGGATGTCGGTAAGCTTGTCGACGCCGGAGCTGTTATCGACTTGACGGAATTGATCGACAAGCACGCACCGAATATCAAAAAAATGTTAGGAGATAAGCTTGTCCGGACCAAATACAGCCTGGAGGATCAATCGATTTACTCCATTCCAACCTGGTCCGCCGTTGATGAGAAGAAATTCAAAGCCGACGGAGGATTTGAACTTCAGCACCGTGTCGTCAAAGAGGCCGGTTATCCGGAAATAAAGACGGTCAAGGATTTTGAAAAAGTCATTCAGGATTATATCACCAAGCATCCTACGGACGAAAACGGCAATAAAAATGTCGGGCTTTCGCTGAATGGGGACGATTGGCATATGTACCAGGTCACTAATGCAGGATTCCAGACAACCGGAGGGCCGGACGACGGCGAATATTACATTGATCAAGAAACACATCAGGCGACTTATCATTTCCGCCGTCCGGAGGAAAAAGAATATTTCCGCTGGTTGAATCACATGAACAACATCGGGCTGCTTGATCCGGAAAGCTTTGTGCAAAAGACCGACCAGTTCAAGGCTAAAGTGGCTTCGGGCCGGGTCCTCGGCTTGGCTGATCCGGAATGGGATTATGGTGACGCACAGAATGCGCTGAAGGCTGCAGGAAAGGTCGATCAGACTTATGGTCATTATCCGGTTACCCTGAGTAAAGAATACAAGGATACCAGCTTCTGGCCGGCCGGCTTTGACGGAGGGTACGGAATCTCGATCTCCAGCAAGTGTAAAGACCCGGTACGTGCCATTCAATTCCTCGACTTCCTTGCATCGGAAGAGGGGCAAATTCTGAACAACTGGGGAATTGAAGGAAAACACTATACGGTTGAAGGCGGCAAACGGGTAGTTATACCAGCTGTACAGGAACGCATGGACAATGACAACGCGGCTTTCCAAAAAGAAGCGGGTGTTGGACTTTACTGGAATATGATGGTCCACTATGGGGACGGGATTAAAGATTCAACCGGGAACTATTTCACACGCAGTTATCCTGAGCAGTTGACAGCGAGTTACAGTGAACCGGAGAAGGAAACCCTGAAGGCTTACGGTGCGGAACATTGGAAAGATCTTTTTCCTGCAGAAGAGGAATTTGAACCAAGAGCTTACGGTGCAGCCTACACGATGTCACTCGCCAGTGACGATCCTGCTGTGATCCTGGGTGCTAAAATGAAGGATATTACCTGGAAGCGGATACCTGAAGCAGTGATGTCCAAGCCGGAGGAATTTGATACAATCTGGGACGCCTATATGGCAGACCTGGATAAGGCCGGAGTTAAGGAAATGGAAGAAGCTTATACCGAGCATATCCAAAACCGTATTGAGCTGTGGTCCACTAAGTAG
- a CDS encoding alpha-galactosidase, protein MGIIVQEQAGLFHLQSSGMSYIFQIVDGYPVHVYWGSRLKHREPMTDLLIHTPKNAGLDRLPQEYPQYGSGDFRNPAYQVELEDGTRITELKYKGYRLIKGKPSLTGLPAVYTGDETEADTLELELTDAYSDLQVVLSYSIFADRNAIVRSARLGNQGEKKLRLRRALSTSVDFPGKRDFELTYLSGAWAREGNITRTPLHQGETRIDSKRGMSSHQLNPFAALVTPETTESQGEAFGFSLVYSGGFEAAAEVDSFGSTRFSIGINSFDFAWLLSPGESFQTPETVMVYSGQGLGDMSRTYHRLYRTRLCRGKYRDEERPILVNNWEATYFDFNADKLVSIAEEGAKLGIELFVLDDGWFGKRDSDNSSLGDWVEDRRKLPGGLKDVAERINRLGLKFGLWVEPEMISPDSELYRKHPDWCLHVPERRRTEARWQLVLDYTRQEVRDFIYDSLSAIFSSVPVSYVKWDMNRCLTEIGSADLPPERQSETAHRYVLGLYELLERITTAFPHILFESCSSGGGRFDPGMLYYMPQTWTSDNTDAVERLKIQYGTSLVYPVSAIGAHVSAVPNHQVGRITPLDFRGDVAMSGNFGYELDLTKFTEEDKERVKRQILTYKEVRGLVQRGDLFRLQSPFEGNESAWMFVSEDKEEALVYYFQVMAVPNAPQRFLRLAGLDPELEYEIHSGYSGEQLIHGGDRLMQLGLPLAYEQKDYESGWFRVRAVKPVTV, encoded by the coding sequence ATGGGCATAATCGTACAAGAGCAGGCAGGGCTGTTTCATCTGCAGTCGTCCGGCATGAGCTATATCTTTCAGATCGTAGACGGGTACCCCGTACATGTCTATTGGGGGAGCAGACTGAAACACCGGGAACCCATGACAGACCTGCTGATTCACACCCCGAAAAATGCCGGTCTGGACCGGCTGCCGCAGGAATACCCGCAATACGGGAGCGGAGACTTCCGGAATCCCGCGTACCAGGTTGAACTGGAGGATGGAACACGTATCACTGAGCTGAAATATAAGGGTTACCGGCTTATTAAGGGAAAGCCATCCTTAACCGGGCTTCCGGCCGTGTATACCGGGGATGAAACCGAAGCGGATACGCTGGAATTAGAATTAACGGATGCCTATTCTGATCTGCAAGTTGTGCTGAGTTACAGCATTTTCGCGGATCGGAACGCCATCGTTCGCTCGGCCCGCTTGGGCAATCAGGGAGAAAAAAAGTTACGGCTTCGCCGTGCTCTGAGTACCAGTGTCGATTTTCCGGGCAAACGCGATTTTGAGCTCACGTACCTTTCAGGTGCCTGGGCGCGGGAAGGTAATATTACCCGCACACCGCTTCATCAGGGTGAGACCCGAATCGATAGTAAAAGGGGCATGAGCAGCCATCAGCTCAACCCTTTTGCTGCTTTGGTTACTCCGGAGACGACGGAAAGCCAAGGGGAGGCTTTTGGCTTTAGCCTTGTCTACAGCGGCGGCTTCGAAGCCGCTGCGGAAGTGGATTCGTTCGGCTCTACGCGGTTTAGCATCGGTATAAATTCCTTTGATTTTGCGTGGCTGCTGAGTCCGGGGGAGAGTTTCCAGACACCGGAAACCGTGATGGTTTACTCTGGACAAGGACTGGGGGACATGTCCCGGACATATCACCGTTTGTACCGGACCCGGCTTTGCCGGGGGAAATACCGGGATGAAGAACGGCCGATATTGGTCAATAACTGGGAGGCTACCTACTTTGATTTCAATGCAGATAAGCTGGTATCCATAGCAGAAGAGGGAGCCAAGCTGGGGATCGAGCTTTTTGTATTGGATGACGGTTGGTTCGGGAAACGGGATTCTGACAATTCGTCTCTCGGCGATTGGGTTGAGGACCGGCGGAAGCTTCCTGGCGGCCTTAAGGATGTTGCGGAACGCATCAACCGGCTGGGCCTTAAATTCGGACTATGGGTTGAGCCCGAGATGATCTCGCCGGACAGCGAGTTGTACCGGAAGCACCCGGACTGGTGCCTGCATGTTCCGGAGCGGAGACGTACCGAAGCTAGATGGCAGCTGGTGCTGGATTACACTCGCCAAGAAGTGCGTGATTTTATCTATGACTCGCTTTCTGCCATTTTTTCCAGTGTGCCAGTCTCGTATGTGAAATGGGATATGAACCGGTGCCTGACGGAAATAGGCTCGGCTGATCTGCCGCCGGAACGTCAATCCGAGACCGCACATCGTTATGTTCTTGGATTGTATGAGCTGTTAGAGCGTATCACCACCGCATTTCCGCACATTCTGTTCGAAAGCTGCTCCAGCGGAGGAGGCCGGTTTGATCCTGGTATGCTCTACTACATGCCGCAGACCTGGACCAGTGATAATACCGACGCAGTGGAACGGCTTAAGATTCAATACGGCACCAGTCTTGTTTATCCCGTAAGCGCAATCGGAGCACATGTGTCGGCTGTGCCAAACCATCAAGTGGGAAGGATAACCCCGCTTGATTTCCGGGGCGATGTCGCTATGTCCGGAAACTTTGGTTATGAGCTTGATCTGACGAAATTTACTGAAGAGGACAAGGAGAGGGTCAAACGCCAAATCCTAACCTACAAGGAGGTTCGCGGATTAGTACAGCGGGGAGATCTATTCCGTTTGCAGAGCCCATTCGAAGGAAATGAGTCGGCTTGGATGTTTGTCTCCGAAGACAAAGAGGAAGCGCTTGTCTACTATTTCCAAGTGATGGCTGTACCAAATGCGCCTCAGAGATTTTTGCGTCTGGCCGGACTTGATCCGGAACTCGAATACGAGATCCATTCGGGATACAGCGGAGAACAGCTTATCCATGGGGGAGACAGACTGATGCAGTTGGGTCTGCCCCTGGCCTATGAACAAAAGGATTATGAAAGCGGATGGTTCAGGGTCCGGGCAGTAAAGCCCGTCACTGTTTGA
- a CDS encoding AraC family transcriptional regulator: MIEYLPRSKQHTELHLTQFGIEECIPGHFFGPAVRNHYLLHYVLSGEGLFEVGGNRYRLRKGQGFLIFPDVITYYQADTADPWSYCWVGFNGTAAELLLKQAGLTNTSPIFHYDRDDMIYQCLQLMNESRGFHKARETRLTGLLYLLLSLLVEFGPVTSPELKETRTEIYVEKVRDFIEMNYPQKITIEDIAQFIGLNRSYLCSLFKQRMQISIQEYLIRYRINKACEMMGNAELSIADISRSVGYNDALLFSKMFKKVKGSAPKNYRAQIQAQVQNDSEESILQIEEEHLFYSGFLP; encoded by the coding sequence GTGATTGAGTATTTACCACGTAGCAAACAGCACACGGAATTGCACCTCACCCAATTCGGTATTGAGGAATGTATACCGGGTCACTTTTTTGGGCCGGCTGTGAGAAATCACTATTTACTCCATTATGTTTTGAGCGGGGAAGGACTTTTTGAAGTCGGTGGTAACAGGTATCGGTTGCGGAAGGGGCAGGGGTTTTTAATTTTTCCCGATGTTATCACTTATTATCAAGCTGATACAGCTGATCCCTGGTCATATTGCTGGGTTGGTTTTAACGGGACAGCGGCGGAATTGCTCCTTAAGCAAGCGGGTCTAACCAATACCTCCCCAATCTTCCACTATGACAGAGATGATATGATTTACCAGTGCTTGCAGTTGATGAATGAATCAAGAGGATTCCATAAAGCCCGGGAAACCAGACTGACGGGATTGCTGTATTTATTGTTATCGCTGCTCGTCGAGTTTGGTCCGGTGACGTCCCCTGAACTCAAAGAAACCCGGACGGAGATTTACGTTGAAAAGGTACGGGATTTTATCGAAATGAATTATCCTCAGAAAATTACCATTGAGGATATTGCGCAGTTTATCGGACTCAATCGAAGCTATTTGTGCTCGTTATTCAAACAGCGAATGCAGATCAGCATTCAGGAATATTTGATTCGTTATAGAATCAATAAAGCATGTGAAATGATGGGGAACGCGGAGCTTTCGATAGCTGACATTTCCCGGTCCGTAGGCTATAACGATGCTTTACTTTTCTCCAAAATGTTCAAAAAAGTAAAGGGCTCCGCCCCTAAGAATTACCGGGCGCAGATCCAGGCCCAAGTCCAGAACGACTCCGAGGAGTCCATTCTGCA
- a CDS encoding ABC transporter permease, translated as MKTITASAENAYKKRKKSAWKELKNQKYLYYMSIPFVLWVFVFQYLPLWGWTMAFQKYKPGVGFFEQKWVGFDHFRTLFGDEHFYQVLRNTLAMSFMGLIAGFIVPVVFALLLNEVRVQAMKRFVQTVSYLPHFVSWVVAAGIVTKMLSTDGGVVNDILLGLNLIDQPIQFMAQGHLFWGIVTSADIWKETGWNAIIYLAAISGIGPELYEAARVDGASRLRQIWHITLPGIRPTMIVLLIMSIGHLLGTGFEKQFLLGNHLVIDYSEVLDLYALNYGLAMGRYSFGTAINIFNSVISLMLLFAANGIFKRFTNESIM; from the coding sequence ATGAAAACGATAACAGCAAGTGCGGAAAACGCATACAAAAAAAGAAAAAAGAGTGCCTGGAAGGAGTTAAAAAATCAGAAGTATCTTTACTACATGTCTATACCGTTCGTTCTTTGGGTCTTTGTCTTCCAGTACCTGCCTTTGTGGGGCTGGACGATGGCCTTCCAGAAATATAAGCCTGGAGTCGGTTTTTTTGAACAGAAATGGGTAGGCTTTGATCACTTTCGCACCTTATTCGGGGATGAGCACTTCTACCAGGTGCTGCGAAACACGCTGGCTATGAGTTTTATGGGACTGATCGCCGGTTTCATCGTACCGGTCGTTTTTGCGCTGCTCCTAAATGAGGTCCGCGTACAGGCTATGAAAAGGTTCGTCCAGACCGTATCTTATCTTCCACACTTTGTATCCTGGGTGGTAGCTGCAGGGATTGTCACCAAAATGCTCTCGACGGACGGCGGAGTAGTGAATGATATACTCCTTGGCCTGAATCTCATCGATCAGCCGATTCAGTTTATGGCTCAAGGACACTTGTTTTGGGGCATTGTAACCAGTGCGGATATTTGGAAAGAAACAGGCTGGAATGCGATTATATACCTCGCTGCCATATCAGGCATTGGTCCTGAATTATATGAAGCTGCACGTGTGGACGGTGCGAGCAGATTGAGACAAATATGGCATATTACGCTGCCGGGTATCCGGCCGACAATGATCGTCCTTTTGATTATGTCCATTGGCCATCTGCTGGGTACGGGCTTTGAGAAACAATTTTTGCTGGGGAATCACCTGGTCATCGATTACTCTGAGGTGCTTGATTTGTATGCGCTTAATTACGGTCTGGCTATGGGACGGTACTCCTTCGGAACGGCAATCAACATCTTCAACTCGGTGATAAGCCTGATGCTGTTGTTTGCGGCTAACGGAATTTTTAAGCGCTTTACAAATGAAAGTATCATGTAA
- a CDS encoding sensor histidine kinase, translating into MFFIRMMNDMKMKKKLAITFISAAVLPLLLSGLFLTGKLREIVINDAFIQLANNVERVRKRTEELIKVPLNISYRLTIDNRMKMVAAQKYESYAEVIQAYREYTDIRDYIQLYKEISSIRVYVVNSGALNNWEFIQPDNTIMAEAWYKEAIEQKGLAGWNLIKDERNGSQQLSLIRSFPVDSLGEKGVLAINVDKQQLRSILDQESFTTLIVDDRNRVVGSNEAEFFGKNLSEIDGDEKILSRQEGSYNTVVNGKASKVIIANLNPENSWNGLRIISIFSVSEITRDANQVIRLGAVVITVSLIFAVLLIYASASLLSSRLLRLSKHMSKVGSGAWETYLQIDGKDEVGLLSKQFNALLRSVHDLVQEVQETNHQKNLVEQRQNEIKFKMLASQINPHFLFNSLESIRMEAHIRRQDDIAEAVWLLSTLLRSSLEAGNGNIPLREELERVRCYLEMQKFRYEDRLEYRLTVDPGLEEHPVPPFIIQPLVENSIVHGLDNREEGAVIKVEVKRIPQGVQVKVCDNGAGFPAERLASIRAELAVSVHEQESQRIGMRNVNDRLVMLYGTSSALSIGSEPGKGTYITFFIPGGATND; encoded by the coding sequence ATGTTTTTTATCCGAATGATGAATGACATGAAAATGAAAAAGAAACTGGCGATAACGTTCATTTCAGCAGCTGTTCTGCCTTTGCTGTTATCCGGCTTGTTTCTGACCGGGAAGCTTCGGGAGATTGTCATTAATGACGCCTTTATACAGTTAGCTAACAATGTCGAGCGCGTACGGAAGCGTACGGAAGAACTGATTAAGGTGCCGCTTAACATTTCCTACCGGCTAACCATTGATAACCGGATGAAGATGGTGGCTGCCCAAAAATATGAAAGTTATGCCGAAGTCATCCAGGCATACCGGGAGTATACGGATATTCGCGACTACATCCAATTGTACAAGGAGATATCGAGCATTCGCGTATATGTCGTTAATTCAGGAGCACTTAATAACTGGGAATTTATCCAGCCGGACAATACCATTATGGCCGAGGCCTGGTATAAAGAGGCCATAGAGCAGAAAGGGCTTGCCGGATGGAATCTTATCAAGGATGAACGGAACGGTTCCCAGCAGTTAAGTCTGATACGTTCATTTCCTGTGGACTCCTTAGGGGAGAAAGGAGTTCTGGCCATTAATGTAGATAAACAGCAGCTAAGATCGATCTTGGACCAGGAGTCGTTCACTACGTTGATCGTGGATGACCGGAATCGAGTGGTCGGATCCAATGAAGCGGAATTTTTCGGGAAGAATCTATCCGAAATTGATGGAGATGAAAAGATACTTTCCCGTCAGGAAGGAAGTTATAACACTGTCGTTAACGGAAAAGCGTCCAAAGTCATTATCGCCAATCTGAATCCGGAGAATAGCTGGAATGGACTTCGGATCATTTCCATTTTCTCTGTTTCCGAGATTACGCGTGATGCCAACCAAGTGATCCGGCTCGGCGCAGTTGTAATAACGGTTAGCCTGATCTTTGCAGTTTTGCTTATCTATGCTTCCGCTTCACTATTATCCAGCAGGCTTCTTCGTCTGAGCAAGCATATGTCTAAAGTGGGATCGGGAGCTTGGGAAACGTATCTCCAAATAGACGGTAAAGATGAAGTAGGTTTGTTGTCCAAGCAATTTAATGCGCTTCTCAGAAGCGTGCACGATTTGGTCCAGGAAGTCCAGGAAACGAATCATCAGAAAAATCTTGTAGAGCAAAGACAAAACGAAATCAAGTTCAAAATGCTGGCGAGCCAGATTAATCCGCACTTTCTCTTTAACTCTTTGGAATCCATCCGCATGGAGGCCCACATTCGCAGGCAGGACGATATCGCGGAGGCAGTTTGGCTTCTGAGCACGTTATTGCGCAGCAGTCTGGAGGCCGGTAACGGCAACATTCCATTGCGAGAAGAACTTGAGCGTGTACGCTGTTATCTTGAAATGCAAAAGTTCCGGTATGAAGACCGTCTGGAATATCGTTTGACGGTTGATCCGGGTCTGGAGGAGCATCCTGTCCCTCCGTTTATTATTCAGCCATTAGTGGAAAATTCCATCGTTCATGGTCTTGATAACCGCGAAGAAGGAGCTGTCATTAAAGTTGAAGTGAAGAGAATCCCGCAGGGAGTTCAGGTCAAGGTATGTGACAACGGGGCAGGGTTCCCGGCGGAGCGGCTTGCCAGTATTCGAGCGGAACTTGCCGTATCCGTACATGAACAGGAAAGCCAGCGGATCGGTATGAGAAATGTAAACGATCGGCTGGTCATGCTGTACGGAACATCCAGTGCTTTGAGTATCGGAAGCGAACCCGGAAAAGGTACTTACATCACGTTTTTCATTCCAGGAGGTGCAACCAATGATTAA
- a CDS encoding carbohydrate ABC transporter permease, which translates to MGVVKSNAPAGRVKQTLQAKAPQDRILEVIVYFSMTVVTVLTIYPFLNVLAISLNDSVDTVRGGITVWPRQFTLDNYSLIFTYGSLITGFKISFLRTVIGTIAGLISGSMLAYTLARSDFQARRFISIFLAVTMYVTGGLIPGFILMRDLHLIDTFAVYILPGLVSAFNVFVIRSFIDGLPYALQESAKLDGANDFTIYWRVILPLCKPALATVALFLAVGQWNSWFDTYLFNGSNESLTTLQYELMKILQSTTTSASNSQDAANMAERMSQISPESVKMAITIVVTVPILIVYPFLQKYFVKGMTLGAVKS; encoded by the coding sequence ATGGGGGTTGTTAAAAGCAATGCGCCGGCCGGCCGGGTAAAACAGACCCTTCAGGCGAAAGCGCCACAAGATCGAATCCTTGAAGTAATCGTATATTTTTCAATGACTGTCGTAACCGTTCTGACGATCTATCCATTCTTAAACGTACTGGCCATATCCCTGAACGATTCAGTAGATACCGTTAGAGGAGGAATCACCGTCTGGCCAAGGCAATTTACGCTGGATAACTATAGTCTGATTTTTACCTATGGAAGCCTGATTACCGGGTTCAAAATTTCCTTTTTGCGGACCGTCATTGGTACCATAGCAGGCTTAATCAGCGGTTCTATGCTGGCTTACACGCTTGCGCGAAGTGATTTTCAAGCGAGAAGATTTATTTCAATTTTTCTTGCTGTCACTATGTATGTCACCGGGGGCTTGATTCCGGGTTTTATTCTGATGAGGGACCTGCATTTAATTGATACGTTTGCTGTCTACATTTTGCCAGGCCTTGTAAGTGCATTTAATGTTTTCGTGATCCGTTCTTTTATAGACGGTCTTCCTTATGCATTACAAGAATCAGCCAAGCTGGATGGCGCCAACGATTTTACGATATACTGGCGCGTTATTCTTCCTCTTTGCAAACCCGCATTAGCCACCGTGGCTCTCTTCCTGGCAGTAGGCCAATGGAACTCCTGGTTTGATACTTATCTTTTTAACGGGTCGAACGAATCTTTGACCACGCTGCAATATGAATTAATGAAAATTCTGCAAAGTACGACAACAAGCGCAAGCAATTCCCAAGACGCTGCGAATATGGCAGAACGTATGTCACAAATTTCGCCGGAGTCGGTAAAAATGGCAATTACGATTGTGGTCACCGTTCCGATTCTTATCGTTTATCCTTTTTTGCAAAAATACTTTGTTAAAGGGATGACGCTCGGCGCTGTGAAGAGCTAG
- a CDS encoding response regulator transcription factor, with the protein MIKVVIVDDEPKLRQGLQTLIPWESLGFTVVAAASNGKEALKAIEEKTPEVVIADIRMPVMDGLQLIQHLRSARQPLHCIILSGYADFEYAKQAIKYGVAGYLLKPVNISEMSASLKLVRERIEEERLRGGTGQPEGINRELYLHSLLVPQEKTEDPSKLRGRIEKMDLLWGSYEVIVIFPRVSDADLPETLNQLSAGLKQAIEERNMGAVTIISPYVILLLNAPLRGPQRREHLYGGIRNIAGDIRFIAATGGAVAGPEHICSSYLKAREAAKLAFFSGKDRLLEPEPACIPSPESPRQPDASYEGTLEDLIFRLYYSLEAGNKAMVLPLLNEAAALFFKSGQDEKSVKQSFFFLSNAIIHKLAAASRIDLKETETVSRFLNGIYQHDYLSDLLGETHRFLLEFAEDSGPKGKEQEIKKMIDFIYRHYAEDLRLSTLAGLLSYSTPYLGQLFKNKTGEYFNTYLDKVRIQKAKELLAQGMKVYEVAELVGYTSVNYFFSKFKKYEGRSPSDYKNP; encoded by the coding sequence ATGATTAAGGTAGTTATCGTGGACGATGAACCAAAGCTTCGGCAAGGACTTCAAACGCTGATTCCATGGGAAAGTCTTGGTTTTACAGTTGTAGCTGCAGCAAGCAATGGTAAAGAAGCATTAAAAGCTATCGAGGAAAAAACCCCCGAAGTCGTAATTGCAGATATCCGCATGCCCGTTATGGACGGCCTGCAACTGATTCAGCATTTGAGATCGGCCCGGCAACCTTTGCATTGCATTATTCTCAGCGGATATGCGGATTTCGAATATGCCAAACAAGCGATTAAGTATGGGGTTGCCGGATATCTGCTTAAACCAGTGAATATCAGTGAGATGTCGGCTAGCTTGAAGCTGGTGCGCGAGCGGATTGAAGAAGAGCGTCTTCGGGGGGGAACGGGCCAGCCAGAGGGGATCAACCGGGAGTTGTACCTGCACAGCCTGCTTGTTCCACAGGAGAAGACGGAGGACCCGTCAAAGCTTAGAGGCAGGATCGAGAAAATGGATTTGCTGTGGGGCAGTTACGAAGTCATTGTTATTTTTCCGCGTGTTTCCGACGCCGATCTTCCGGAAACATTAAATCAACTATCGGCCGGACTGAAACAGGCGATAGAGGAACGGAATATGGGGGCTGTCACCATAATCTCCCCTTATGTTATTCTTCTGCTCAACGCGCCGCTGCGTGGACCGCAGCGGCGTGAACATCTGTACGGCGGGATCCGGAACATTGCAGGCGATATCCGATTTATTGCCGCAACCGGGGGCGCCGTTGCCGGACCAGAACATATTTGCAGCTCTTATTTAAAAGCCCGGGAAGCGGCAAAATTAGCTTTTTTTAGCGGTAAAGATCGTCTGTTGGAGCCGGAACCTGCTTGTATTCCTTCGCCGGAATCTCCACGGCAGCCGGATGCCAGTTATGAAGGCACACTAGAGGATCTAATCTTTCGCTTGTATTACAGTCTGGAAGCAGGAAACAAAGCTATGGTTCTGCCGCTGCTGAATGAAGCCGCCGCATTATTTTTCAAATCCGGACAAGATGAGAAGTCCGTCAAACAATCCTTCTTTTTTCTTTCTAATGCTATCATTCATAAACTCGCTGCCGCATCCCGTATTGATCTGAAAGAAACGGAGACAGTTTCGCGTTTCTTAAACGGGATTTACCAGCATGATTATCTATCGGATCTTTTGGGAGAGACTCACCGTTTCCTGTTGGAATTTGCGGAGGACTCCGGGCCAAAGGGCAAGGAGCAGGAAATTAAGAAAATGATCGATTTTATTTATAGACATTATGCGGAAGACTTAAGGCTCTCAACTTTGGCTGGCCTGCTGAGCTATAGCACCCCATATTTAGGTCAGCTGTTCAAAAATAAGACAGGAGAGTACTTCAACACTTACCTGGATAAGGTACGTATCCAAAAAGCTAAAGAGCTGCTGGCCCAAGGGATGAAAGTGTACGAAGTGGCCGAGCTTGTCGGTTACACGAGCGTAAATTACTTTTTCAGCAAATTCAAAAAGTATGAAGGCCGTTCGCCGTCCGATTATAAAAATCCATAA